Proteins encoded together in one Musa acuminata AAA Group cultivar baxijiao chromosome BXJ3-6, Cavendish_Baxijiao_AAA, whole genome shotgun sequence window:
- the LOC103988867 gene encoding 3-ketoacyl-CoA synthase 11-like: protein MAVKIEAFKMLRPTHMKLLYHHVISHALYLCLGPLLVLHLPRLSISMQSDLRELAEQPWVNVRTIVAGATLLIAVAAVYVTSRPRPVYLVDVYCYKPSEAYMAARSMIIKQFESSGAFTGDTVAFQRKMLERCGIGDSSYFPASLLCRPINMSHKTAREEAEMVVFGAVDELFRTTGLKAKDVRILVVNCSTYNPTPSYTAMIVNRYKLRGDVISYNLGGMGCSAGLVSIDLAKNLLQVHPNSYALVVSTENITVNAYFGNNRSMLLSNSLFRVGAAALLLSNIRSDRRRSKYQLLHTVRGNKAADDCSYSCVLQEEDADGKIGIALSKELMAVAGDALKENITTLGPLVLPMSEQLLFLAAVIMKKVFKFKINSYVPDFKLAFEHFCIHAGGRAVLDELEKNLHLTEWHMEPSRMTLYRFGNTSSSSLWYELSYCEAKRRIRKDDRVWQIAFGSGFKCNSAVWRALKTVSHVQKNPWIDEIDKFPVQVPKEAPITT, encoded by the exons ATGGCTGTAAAGATTGAAGCTTTCAAGATGCTGAGACCTACCCACATGAAGCTCCTCTACCACCATGTCATCTCTCAtgctctctatctctgccttggCCCTTTGCTTGTCCTTCACCTTCCACGCCTGTCGATATCGATGCAGAGTGATCTCCGTGAGCTTGCGGAGCAGCCTTGGGTTAACGTACGGACGATCGTCGCCGGTGCGACCCTCCTCATCGCCGTGGCCGCCGTGTACGTAACGAGCCGGCCGCGGCCAGTCTATTTAGTGGACGTGTACTGCTACAAGCCAAGCGAGGCTTACATGGCCGCCCGGAGTATGATCATAAAGCAGTTCGAGAGCAGCGGGGCGTTCACCGGCGACACCGTGGCCTTCCAGCGGAAGATGCTGGAGAGGTGCGGGATCGGGGACTCGTCCTATTTCCCGGCCTCCTTGCTGTGCCGGCCGATCAACATGAGCCACAAGACGGCGAGGGAGGAGGCGGAGATGGTCGTCTTTGGCGCCGTCGACGAGCTGTTCCGGACGACCGGGCTGAAGGCGAAGGACGTGAGGATCTTGGTGGTGAACTGCAGCACCTACAACCCCACTCCTTCCTACACCGCCATGATCGTGAACCGGTACAAGCTAAGGGGCGACGTCATAAGCTACAACCTCGGTGGAATGGGCTGCAGCGCCGGACTGGTCTCCATAGACCTAGCAAAGAATCTCCTTCag GTGCACCCAAACAGCTATGCGCTGGTGGTCAGCACCGAGAACATCACCGTCAACGCCTACTTCGGCAACAATCGCTCCATGCTCCTCAGCAACAGCCTCTTCCGGGTGGGAGCCGCCGCCCTTCTCCTCTCCAACATCCGCTCCGACCGCCGCCGGTCCAAGTACCAGCTCCTGCACACCGTCCGCGGCAACAAAGCTGCCGACGACTGCAGCTACTCCTGCGTCTTGCAGGAGGAGGACGCGGACGGCAAGATCGGCATCGCCCTGTCGAAGgagctcatggcggtcgccggcGACGCCCTGAAGGAGAACATAACGACTCTCGGCCCACTGGTCCTTCCCATGTCGGAGCAGCTCCTCTTCCTGGCGGCCGTGATCATGAAGAAAGTCTTCAAGTTCAAGATCAATAGCTACGTTCCCGACTTCAAGCTGGCCTTCGAGCACTTCTGCATCCACGCCGGCGGCCGTGCCGTGCTAGATGAGCTCGAGAAGAACCTGCACCTGACCGAATGGCACATGGAGCCGTCGAGGATGACACTCTACAGGTTTGGCAATACTTCCAGTAGCTCACTGTGGTACGAGCTCTCCTATTGCGAGGCCAAACGCCGGATCAGGAAGGACGACCGGGTGTGGCAGATTGCATTCGGGTCAGGGTTCAAGTGCAACAGCGCAGTCTGGAGAGCTCTGAAGACCGTCAGCCATGTTCAGAAGAATCCATGGATCGATGAGATCGACAAATTCCCGGTTCAGGTGCCGAAGGAGGCGCCTATCACGACATAG